The Oncorhynchus tshawytscha isolate Ot180627B linkage group LG05, Otsh_v2.0, whole genome shotgun sequence genome includes a window with the following:
- the plvapb gene encoding plasmalemma vesicle associated protein b: protein MYSGNSYSQAKFGLEAKDIHKAKGKSCGYYMRVVFFFSSLIQSLIIVSLVLFLVYGQPEKSAEERRVEELEQSLNRISENNINLRKDKADLGAALGARKAEKTALEGEVAMIKKAANASGEQIRALILKASQCETDKKKLEMSRATQVRGPTTPFIFATPNTEVKTLQSLNSQQAAMIKLIEANFTQTNQYIRIERDNAIKDRDAHNLETISLRRENNNLKEHLKLYTQKCKEDFAKSLEGIQMVTSNFLVRIDNLFPHSMTFHLTCEKQTEQMENIRARCSNLSKEVEDKFQRYLDNVGNKVANIQVQSSRLEVQNSHLTLDLQQCVQNRSVTAAEGSRLLLEIRENHDRQVETLLKEQNRLREEKSLQGERLILREAEVKTLNGNVESLTTALTNCNPKLTGQKPLGLMSALKGGPSNAAPVISKPHMAR from the exons ATGTACAGTGGCAACAGCTACTCACAGGCCAAGTTTGGTCTGGAGGCCAAGGACATCCACAAGGCAAAGGGAAAGAGCTGCGGCTATTACATGAGGGtggtcttcttcttctcctctctgatcCAGTCCCTCATCATCGTGAGCCTGGTGCTGTTCCTGGTCTACGGCCAGCCAGAGAAGTCTGctgaagagaggagggtagaggagctGGAGCAGAGTTTGAACAGGATCAGCGAGAACAACATTAACCTGAGGAAGGATAAAGCTGACCTGGGAGCTGCGCTGGGGGCCAGGAAGGCTGAGAAGACAGCCCTGGAGGGAGAGGTGGCCATGATAAAGAAGGCAGCGAATGCCTCCGGGGAGCAGATCAGAGCCCTCATACTGAAAGCG AGCCAGTGTGAAACAGACAAGAAGAAACTAGAGATGAGCCGTGCTACCCAAGTCCGGGGACCCACCACACCTTTCATCTTCGCCACTCCTAACA CTGAGGTAAAAACCCTCCAGTCTCTGAACTCCCAGCAGGCAGCAATGATCAAACTGATCGAAGCCAACTTCACCCAGACCAACCAGTACATCCGCATCGAGAGGGACAATGCCATCAAGGACCGTGACGCCCACAACCTTGAGACCATCTCTTTGCGGAGGGAGAACAACAACCTGAAGGAACACCTGAAACTCTACACCCAGAAGTGTAAAGAGGACTTTGCTAAGTCTCTGGAGGGGATCCAAATGGTGACCAGTAACTTCCTGGTGCGCATCGACAACCTGTTCCCCCACTCCATGACCTTTCACCTGACCTGTGAGAAGCAGACAGAGCAGATGGAGAACATCAGGGCCAGATGCTCCAACCTGTCTAAGGAGGTTGAGGACAAGTTCCAGAGATACCTGGACAACGTGGGGAACAAG GTGGCAAACATCCAGGTCCAGTCCAGTCGCCTGGAGGTCCAGAACAGCCATCTGACCCTTGACCTCCAGCAGTGTGTCCAAAACCGCAGCGTGACGGCGGCGGAGGGCAGCAGGCTACTGTTAGAGATCCGGGAGAACCacgacaggcaggtagagacccTGCTGAAGGAACAGAACCGGCTGAGGGAGGAGAAGAGCctgcagggagagagactgaTTCTGAGGGAGGCTGAGGTCAAAACACTCAACGGGAATGTCGAGTCACTCACCACCGCTCTAACCAACTGTAACCCTAAG CTCACCGGCCAAAAGCCTCTCGGACTGATGTCAGCCTTGAAGGGAGGGCCATCCAACGCAGCACCAGTGATCAGTAAACCCCACATG GCGAGGTGA